The window CTGAACCAGGCCCACGCAGAGCTTGTCGAGGCCAGTCGGTTTGCCGGCTTCACCCGCGGTCCCGCAGAAGCGCGGCGCCGCATGAGCCTCCGCATCGTCAGGAGCCGCGACGCCGCCTCCCGCTCCGATGCACGGTGGGCCCTGCCTGGGCGTTTGCATCGCAGGAACCGAACGTAGTCTCCCGAGCCAATGAACGATGGGCCCTGCCTGGGCGGTTGCATCGCAGGAACCGAAACGCTGCCTCTCGCCGCGATGCACGAAGGGCCCTTCCTGAGCCTGCGCATCCTCACGAGCCGCGCCACCTCATGACTTCGTGCGGTGAGGGCCCTTCGCACTGCGGCGGCGCACGGATGAAGAGCCCCGACCTCTCGCAAGTGCCGCATGCGGGCCGCTCTTGCAACGCGCCCGGAGGCGGCACGCACGACCGCCGTCAGGCCCCAGGTCGAGGCGACAGGTCTTCCCGGGCAACGTCCCCGGTTGGGCGCCGCCCCATGTCAGCCCCACCCTGTAGGAAGGATGAAGCGGAATGAACGTTCATTCCGGCGGCCAGCCGGCCGGAGGGAGGGGTGGGGCATGTGGATTCGGGAGCACTTCCACGGCACGACGATGATGGCGGCGGCGGGGCTGCTGGCGCGGCGGGGCTACGAGAATGTCCGGGCCGAGGAGCTGGCGCGGATTGCCCGTGTGTCGGTGGGCACCCTGTACCGCCACTATGGCAACAAGCGCGGCTTCGCCCTGTCGGTGCGCGACTTCGCCGAGCGCGAGATATGCCGTCTCGCGAGCTTCGAATTCGAGCTCGGGAATCGCCGCTCCGGAGGTTTCCGGGAGGGCTTCTTCGCCTTCTGGCACCTGCTGGCCCAGGCTGCGCTGCGCCAGCCGGAGCTCTTCTGCTTCACCTTCCTGCACTGGCACCCCGAGGACGCCCCCGAAGAGGAGCGCGGCTGGCAGGTACGGCAACTGGTGAGAACCGTCCTCTCCCGAGGAGAGAGCCAGGGCGCGCTGGTGTCGGGCTCGGCCGCGGCGAGAGCATGTCTCGTCTGGGGTTCGCTGGCCGAGCTGGCGCGCGTCGCGACGTGGAGGGCCGACGAGATTTCCGAGGAGGACGTCTTCGCCTCGGCGGAAGCCCTCTGGCGGGCACTGGGCCCCTCCGAGGGCTCGGAGCCCAGAGGGCCCGGTGGCGGTCTCCCCTCGGACGAAGAGGGTGCTCAGGGAGCAACGTCTCAGGGTGACCTGACCAGCTCGGCCGATGCCTCCAGCAGTGACTCGGAGACGTCCCCAGGTGAGGCCAATACGGCCGACAGAGATTCGGCAGTGCTCACGCATGAGGCCAGTGCTTCCAGCAGTCACCTGACGACGCTGCCCCATGAGCCCGAGGCACCCGACAGTGCCCTGGTGACGCTACCCCATGAGCCCAAGGCAGCCGACAGTGCCCTGGCGACGCCGCCCCATGAGCCCGAGGCACCCGACAGTGCCCTGCCGACGCTACCCCATGAGCCCAAGGCGCCCGACAGTGCACTGGCAGTGCCCGCTCGTGAGGCCGACGCATCCAGCAGTGCCGCCGCAGCGCCCTCGCCTGACGACCCGGGGGCTCGGCGGGGCGGAGGAAGCCTCCACCCGGGTGCGTCAGGTGTCGCGCTTGAGGGCCTCGTTGGGAGCAACCCGCATGGCGGAGGCCGCCGGGAGCCAGCTCGCGACGAGCGCGATGAACACCAGCACCGAGGGCGCGCCCAGGAAGACGAGCGGGTCGTACGCGGAGACGCCATAGAGCATCGCCGAGAGGGCGCGCGCCATCAGCACCGCTCCCACCAGCCCCACCACGAGCCCGACGCCCGTCAGCCGCAGCCCCTGCCCGATGACCATCCGCAGCAGGCTGGAAGGTGTTGCTCCCAGGGCGCTCCGGATGCCCAGCTCCCGGGTGCGCTGGGCGACCCAGAACGCGAGGATGCCGTAGAGCCCCACGGAGGCCAGCACCATCGCCAGCACGGCGAAGGCGCCGAGCAGCCCGCTGACCACGCGTGCGTGGGCATAGCTGTCCTCGACGAGGCCCTCCATCGGGCGCACCTTGAGCATCCGCAAGTAGGGGTCCGCCGCGCGCAGCTCCTGGTACAGCAGCGGCGTGAGCTGCCCGGTGGGAAGCTCGGACCTCACCACGAGGCTCAACGTGTGCGCAGGCTCCTGGCTCAGCGGCACGTAGACGTCTCCCGAGGGCACCACCGTCAGTCGCTCCATCGGCACGTCTCCGACGACGCCTACGACCTCGTGTGCTCCGGGCGACTTCCAGGGCAGGTCCAGCTGGAGACGGGCTCCCACGGCGCTCCGGCCCGGCAGATGGCGGCGTGCGAAGGCCTCGGTGACGACGACCACGCGCGGGCTGTCGGCCGTGTCCAGCGCCCCCGGGTAGCGGCCCTCCTTCAGCGGAATGCCGAGCGCCTTGAAGTAGCCGTCGGTGACGGACACGTACCCCGCCTGCGCCTTCGACTCCGTGGCGTCCGGGCGGCCCACCACGTGGAAGCCCGTGGTCTGCCGGTAGTTGCTCCCCGAGAACGGAAGCGCGGTCGTCAGGCCCGCGGCGCTCACTCCGGAAAGCGCCTCCAGCCGGGCGATGAGGCTGCGGGTGACGGCGGCGGAGGCCTCTTCTCCCGCGTACTTCTCCAGCGGAACGAACACCTCTGCGACGGTGACACCGCGCGGCTCGAAGCCCAGCGGGACATGCTGGAGCCGCCACACCGTCCGGAGCATCAGCCCCGCGCCCACCAGGGGCACCATCGCCAGCGAGAGCTGGACGATGACGAGCATGGACCGGGTGAGGCCCATCGACGTGGCCCGCGTGCCGCGCGCCATGGGGGCGAGCGCCGCCTGTCCCCGGCCCCGTGAAGCATGGAGCGCGGGCAGCACGCCCACCAGCGCCGCCGTGGCCACCGAGGTCAGCGTGGCCGTCACCAGGACGAAGGGCTCGACGCCGGGGCCGGACATCAGCTGCGGCGGGACGAGCGTGCTCAGCCACTCGCGCCCCCAGAGCGCGACGAGCAGGCCGAGCGCGCCCCCGAGCAGCGCCCGGACCAGGCTCTCCACGAGCACCAGCCGGACCAGTTGGGCCCGGCTCGCGCCGAGCGCGATGCGCACCGCCATCTCGTGCGCACGCGCGCTCCCCCGTGCGAGCAGGAGGTTGGTGAGGTTGGCGCACCCGAGCAGCAGCAGGAGGGCGGCCACCCCCGTCACCACCTGGAGCTGCGTGCGGGACTGCTCCACCCAGAGTCCATGCAGGGACTCCAGCGTGGCCCCGGTGCGCTTCTCGCCCGCGACGGGCTCCGCGCCCAGGGCGAGTTGGGTCAGCTCCGCGCGTGCCTGCTCGGGAGGGAAACCCGGCTGGAGTCGTCCGACGACGCGCAGCGCGCTCTGCTGCTCGGTGGCGGCGTCCAACGACAGCGGCTTCCAGACCTCCACCTCCGGCTCGAACTGGAAGTCCGCGGGAAGCACGCCCACCACGGTGTGCACCTGGTCATTGAGCACGAGGCTCCGCCCGAGGACGCCGGGAGCCGCCCCGAACTGCCGCTGCCACAGGGACTGGGAGATGACGGCCTCGCGGTCCCTGCCGGGGACCTCGAGGTCCGCCGCCCACAGACGCCCCAGCATGGGCCGCACCCCGAGCATGGGCAGCAGCCCGGTGGAGGCCCGTCCCACCATCAGCCGCTCATCGGACTCCGTCCCGGTGAGCAGCTGCTTCCCACCGTGGAAGCCCTCGATGCGGGAGAAGCTCCGCGCGCCCTCGCGCCAGGCATTCCACACCGGCAGGCTCACCCGGGCCCATTCCTTGTGGGGGCCCGCGCCCGCGCCGGGGGTGGTGGTCTGGAAGAGGCGGTAGAGCTGGGAGGCCTCCGGGTACGGCAGGGGCCGCCACAGCACCTGGTAGACGGTGCTGAACACCGCGGTGGTCGCGCCAATCGACAGCGCCAGCGTCGTCACGATGACGGCGGTGAACGCCTTCTCGCGAAACAGGGAGCGGACAGCGAGCCGGAGCTCCTGGAAGAGGAAGGCCATTCGAGATGGGGGCGGGCTTGCGGGGGTGCGGAACCGAGAGCGGACCTGAGGCCGTGAG of the Pyxidicoccus xibeiensis genome contains:
- a CDS encoding ABC transporter permease; protein product: MAFLFQELRLAVRSLFREKAFTAVIVTTLALSIGATTAVFSTVYQVLWRPLPYPEASQLYRLFQTTTPGAGAGPHKEWARVSLPVWNAWREGARSFSRIEGFHGGKQLLTGTESDERLMVGRASTGLLPMLGVRPMLGRLWAADLEVPGRDREAVISQSLWQRQFGAAPGVLGRSLVLNDQVHTVVGVLPADFQFEPEVEVWKPLSLDAATEQQSALRVVGRLQPGFPPEQARAELTQLALGAEPVAGEKRTGATLESLHGLWVEQSRTQLQVVTGVAALLLLLGCANLTNLLLARGSARAHEMAVRIALGASRAQLVRLVLVESLVRALLGGALGLLVALWGREWLSTLVPPQLMSGPGVEPFVLVTATLTSVATAALVGVLPALHASRGRGQAALAPMARGTRATSMGLTRSMLVIVQLSLAMVPLVGAGLMLRTVWRLQHVPLGFEPRGVTVAEVFVPLEKYAGEEASAAVTRSLIARLEALSGVSAAGLTTALPFSGSNYRQTTGFHVVGRPDATESKAQAGYVSVTDGYFKALGIPLKEGRYPGALDTADSPRVVVVTEAFARRHLPGRSAVGARLQLDLPWKSPGAHEVVGVVGDVPMERLTVVPSGDVYVPLSQEPAHTLSLVVRSELPTGQLTPLLYQELRAADPYLRMLKVRPMEGLVEDSYAHARVVSGLLGAFAVLAMVLASVGLYGILAFWVAQRTRELGIRSALGATPSSLLRMVIGQGLRLTGVGLVVGLVGAVLMARALSAMLYGVSAYDPLVFLGAPSVLVFIALVASWLPAASAMRVAPNEALKRDT